The segment AGCTAATTCGATCCATATGAAGCACGGATGTGCGCGGAATATATTCCCCGCACATCCGTGCTTTTTTTGTGCTGTCTTCATGTTGTATTCTACCAGCTTCGTATAGCCTCCTCCAAAAAAGTAGAGATAAATGAAAGCTATGATGCATATGGTAAGTTATCAAATTATGGAGGAGGTTGAACATGCTGGACAAGTTTGTGGTGAGTATGGCTTCCCTCCGGCTGTTTTCCGGCAGTGTTGAAATTCTGGCAGCGATCTGGATGCTTCGCCTGAATCAGGTAGATAAGGCGCTGGCTGTGAATTCTGCGCTGGCCTTTGTCGGTCCCCTGGTGCTGATCCTGACGACGACGATCGGACTGTTTGGCATGGCGGACAAGCTGTCCTGGGGCAAAATCGGCTGGATCATGTGCGGAGCAGCATTTCTGTTATATGGGATTTTAAAAAAATGATAGATTCGGTGCATAATCGGGGCGTACAGGCATACACATGAAATAGGACATGACTTAGCAACGAATTACACTGGAGGAAATGCTTATGAATACAAGCTGGCTGGATCTGTTTCCGGATCATATTCAGGCTCTGCTGCGTTGCATGCCTCAAGACGTCATGAAGCCGCTGGAAGAAATCCGGCTGCGGGAAGGCCGCCCGCTGGAGCTGAACTATGAAGGAGTGTTTCAGTTTCTAACACCCGCTGGAACCTTTACACGCAAGCCGGAGGAGGCGTACAAGCCAACCCGGGAGGATATGCTGAGGCTGCTGGATATGATGAGCAATCATTCTTTATACACGCTGGAGGAGGAGCTTCGCAAGGGCTTCATCACCATACCTGGCGGACACCGTGTCGGCCTGGCTGGACGAACTGTGCTTAGTGATGGGAAGGTGAGGCATATCCGGGATATTAGCAGCTTCAATCTTCGGCTCGCCAAAGAAATGAGAGGCGCTGCCGAGCCGCTGCTGCCCTATTTGCTGGATCGGGATCGAAACCGGATCAGGCATACGCTAATGGTATCGTCTCCGCAGAAGGGTAAGACAACGATCCTGCGCGATCTGGCCCGGCTAATCAGCAGCGGCTATTCACCTTCAGCTTTCACAGCCTGTCAGGGAAAAAAAGTTGGCGTAGTGGATGAACGCTCTGAAATAGCCGGATGTATTCAGGGGGTGCCCTCCTTCGATCTGGGCCCCAGAACTGACGTGCTGGACGGGTGCCCGAAGGCGGAAGGCATGATGATGATGATTCGCTCCATGTCGCCGGAGGTGCTGATGGTGGACGAGATCGGAAGGCCGGAGGATGCAGAGGCGGTCTCGGAAGCACTCCATGCCGGAATCAGCGTGGTCGCTACGGCCCACGGCTCCTCCCTGGAGGATGCAGCGGGCAGACAGGCGCTTGCTTCTCTCATGAAGGCCCGGGTGTTTGAGCGTTATGCCGTGCTGGACAGGTCACAAGGGGGTTTCTTTTTTCGCCTGTATGATGCCAGCGTCAACGAGATCAAGTCATCGTGGCCGCACGGGGTGGTGACCTGAGTGCTTAAATGGTTTGGCGCTGCTCTGGTTATCCTCTCCGGCGGGCTGGCCGGCTTGTATCAAGCCAGGCAATTCGCCGCCCGCCCCCGGCAGATCCGCGAGCTGATTCTGGCACTCCAGAGGCTGGAGACAGAAATCAGCTATGGCTTTACCCCGCTGCCCCGGGCTCTGGAGCGAATCGGAGCCTCGATGAAGATGCCGCTCTCCGGTTTATTTCTGGAGGCGGCTCGGGGAATGGGACCGCAGGCGGGTCTGTCCGTTCAGGAAAGCATGGAGTCCTCGCTCCGGCTGT is part of the Paenibacillus algicola genome and harbors:
- the spoIIIAA gene encoding stage III sporulation protein AA codes for the protein MNTSWLDLFPDHIQALLRCMPQDVMKPLEEIRLREGRPLELNYEGVFQFLTPAGTFTRKPEEAYKPTREDMLRLLDMMSNHSLYTLEEELRKGFITIPGGHRVGLAGRTVLSDGKVRHIRDISSFNLRLAKEMRGAAEPLLPYLLDRDRNRIRHTLMVSSPQKGKTTILRDLARLISSGYSPSAFTACQGKKVGVVDERSEIAGCIQGVPSFDLGPRTDVLDGCPKAEGMMMMIRSMSPEVLMVDEIGRPEDAEAVSEALHAGISVVATAHGSSLEDAAGRQALASLMKARVFERYAVLDRSQGGFFFRLYDASVNEIKSSWPHGVVT
- the spoIIIAB gene encoding stage III sporulation protein SpoIIIAB, with translation MLKWFGAALVILSGGLAGLYQARQFAARPRQIRELILALQRLETEISYGFTPLPRALERIGASMKMPLSGLFLEAARGMGPQAGLSVQESMESSLRLYWRQTSMKPAEREVIRQLSIVLGTSDRQDQMKHIALAASQLKHEEAAAREDQARYEKMSKSLGFLISALIVILIF
- a CDS encoding YqhV family protein, whose product is MLDKFVVSMASLRLFSGSVEILAAIWMLRLNQVDKALAVNSALAFVGPLVLILTTTIGLFGMADKLSWGKIGWIMCGAAFLLYGILKK